A DNA window from Betta splendens chromosome 6, fBetSpl5.4, whole genome shotgun sequence contains the following coding sequences:
- the LOC114857120 gene encoding cytochrome P450 2J6-like isoform X1 produces the protein MFATIILLSLCVCFIILQLKSRRPENFPPGPPALPLLGNLLNLNLENPLKDLERLRKSYGNVYSLFIGPNRTVVINGVEALKEALVNKARDFSGRPQDMFLNDVTHRKGVIVVDYGPRWKEHRRFALMTLRNFGLGKNTMEDRIHGEIQHIIKTLEKNIGIKLSPQVMFHNAATNIICQVLFGTRYEYDDEFIKETVRCFTQIAKTTNGPWAMRENPPARRRRSREEVDGTIIGRCGESFQSGKPHRGMGRAEAMSLLG, from the exons ATGTTTGCTACAATCATCCTGCTGTCGCTCTGCGTGTGCTTCATCATCCTTCAGCTCAAATCCCGAAGGCCTGAGAACTTTCCTCCAGGACCTCCCGCTTTGCCACTACTGGGAAATCTGTTGAACCTGAACCTTGAGAACCCTCTGAAGGACCTTGAGAGG CTAAGGAAGTCGTACGGTAATGTCTACAGCCTGTTCATTGGCCCCAACCGAACTGTGGTTATTAATGGAGTGGAAGCCCTGAAAGAAGCTCTGGTGAACAAGGCTCGTGATTTCTCTGGACGACCTCAGGACATGTTTCTTAATGATGTCACCCACAGGAAAG GAGTAATTGTGGTAGATTACGGCCCTCGATGGAAGGAACATCGTCGCTTTGCCCTGATGACCCTGAGGAACTTTGGTCTGGGGAAGAACACCATGGAGGACAGGATTCATGGAGAGATACAACACATCATCAAAACCCTGGAGAAGAACATCG GCATAAAGCTGAGTCCTCAGGTTATGTTTCATAATGCAGCCACTAACATCATCTGCCAAGTTCTGTTTGGGACACGTTACGAGTACGATGATGAGTTCATCAAAGAGACTGTCCGCTGTTTCACACAGATTGCCAAGACAACCAATGGTCCATGGGCTATG AGAGAAAACCCACCCGCTAGGCGGCGTAGATCCAGAGAGGAGGTCGATGGCACAATCATAGGCCGATGTGGAG AATCTTTCCAGAGTGGCAAGCCTCACCGAGGGATGGGAAGAGCCGAGGCGATGAGCCTCCTGGGCTAA
- the LOC114857120 gene encoding cytochrome P450 2F5-like isoform X2, protein MFATIILLSLCVCFIILQLKSRRPENFPPGPPALPLLGNLLNLNLENPLKDLERLRKSYGNVYSLFIGPNRTVVINGVEALKEALVNKARDFSGRPQDMFLNDVTHRKGVIVVDYGPRWKEHRRFALMTLRNFGLGKNTMEDRIHGEIQHIIKTLEKNIGIKLSPQVMFHNAATNIICQVLFGTRYEYDDEFIKETVRCFTQIAKTTNGPWAMGSVVATPPVWGSLPQVLRSPQAPLRPSPSKPSPVLL, encoded by the exons ATGTTTGCTACAATCATCCTGCTGTCGCTCTGCGTGTGCTTCATCATCCTTCAGCTCAAATCCCGAAGGCCTGAGAACTTTCCTCCAGGACCTCCCGCTTTGCCACTACTGGGAAATCTGTTGAACCTGAACCTTGAGAACCCTCTGAAGGACCTTGAGAGG CTAAGGAAGTCGTACGGTAATGTCTACAGCCTGTTCATTGGCCCCAACCGAACTGTGGTTATTAATGGAGTGGAAGCCCTGAAAGAAGCTCTGGTGAACAAGGCTCGTGATTTCTCTGGACGACCTCAGGACATGTTTCTTAATGATGTCACCCACAGGAAAG GAGTAATTGTGGTAGATTACGGCCCTCGATGGAAGGAACATCGTCGCTTTGCCCTGATGACCCTGAGGAACTTTGGTCTGGGGAAGAACACCATGGAGGACAGGATTCATGGAGAGATACAACACATCATCAAAACCCTGGAGAAGAACATCG GCATAAAGCTGAGTCCTCAGGTTATGTTTCATAATGCAGCCACTAACATCATCTGCCAAGTTCTGTTTGGGACACGTTACGAGTACGATGATGAGTTCATCAAAGAGACTGTCCGCTGTTTCACACAGATTGCCAAGACAACCAATGGTCCATGGGCTATG ggatctgttgtagccactcctccagtttgggggtcactgccccaagtgctccgatcaccacaggcaccactgaggccttcaccttccaagccttctccagttcttctatga
- the LOC114857120 gene encoding cytochrome P450 2F5-like isoform X3, with amino-acid sequence MFATIILLSLCVCFIILQLKSRRPENFPPGPPALPLLGNLLNLNLENPLKDLERLRKSYGNVYSLFIGPNRTVVINGVEALKEALVNKARDFSGRPQDMFLNDVTHRKGVIVVDYGPRWKEHRRFALMTLRNFGLGKNTMEDRIHGEIQHIIKTLEKNIGIKLSPQVMFHNAATNIICQVLFGTRYEYDDEFIKETVRCFTQIAKTTNGPWAMNLSRVASLTEGWEEPRR; translated from the exons ATGTTTGCTACAATCATCCTGCTGTCGCTCTGCGTGTGCTTCATCATCCTTCAGCTCAAATCCCGAAGGCCTGAGAACTTTCCTCCAGGACCTCCCGCTTTGCCACTACTGGGAAATCTGTTGAACCTGAACCTTGAGAACCCTCTGAAGGACCTTGAGAGG CTAAGGAAGTCGTACGGTAATGTCTACAGCCTGTTCATTGGCCCCAACCGAACTGTGGTTATTAATGGAGTGGAAGCCCTGAAAGAAGCTCTGGTGAACAAGGCTCGTGATTTCTCTGGACGACCTCAGGACATGTTTCTTAATGATGTCACCCACAGGAAAG GAGTAATTGTGGTAGATTACGGCCCTCGATGGAAGGAACATCGTCGCTTTGCCCTGATGACCCTGAGGAACTTTGGTCTGGGGAAGAACACCATGGAGGACAGGATTCATGGAGAGATACAACACATCATCAAAACCCTGGAGAAGAACATCG GCATAAAGCTGAGTCCTCAGGTTATGTTTCATAATGCAGCCACTAACATCATCTGCCAAGTTCTGTTTGGGACACGTTACGAGTACGATGATGAGTTCATCAAAGAGACTGTCCGCTGTTTCACACAGATTGCCAAGACAACCAATGGTCCATGGGCTATG AATCTTTCCAGAGTGGCAAGCCTCACCGAGGGATGGGAAGAGCCGAGGCGATGA